The following DNA comes from Pseudobythopirellula maris.
CCGAGGAGCGTGTCGAAGACTACCTGACGGTCGACCCGATGGAGATCGAGCTCGGCGTGGGGCTCATCCGCTTGGCCGATCCCAACCGCGGCGGCGACCTCCTGGGCCGCGTGCAACGCGTGCGGCAGAGCATCGCCAGCGAGGTCGGCCTGATCATGCCGAAGGTGCGTATCCGCGACAACATGCGGCTCGAGCCGAACCAGTACCGCATCAAGATCGCCGACATGCCGATCGCCGTCGACACGGTCGAGCCCGGCATGATGATGGCGATCGACAGCGGGCTCACCACCGGGAAAATCGACGGCCTGCCGACCAAAGACCCGGCGTTCGGCGCCGACGCGATGTGGATCGTTCCTGGCAAGCAAGATCAGGCCGAGATGCTCGGCTACACCGTCGTGGAGCCGGGCGCCGTGCTCGCCACGCACCTGACCGAGGTCTGCCGCCGTCACGCGGACGAGATCCTCACCCGAGACGCGACCAAGCACCTGGTCGACGAGCTGAAGACCGACTCGCCGGCGGTGGTCGACGAGCTGATCCCCGCCGTGATGAGCCTGGCCGAGGTGCAGGGCGTGTTGCAGAAGCTGCTGCAAGAACAGGTCTCGATCCGCCAGCTGGCGTTGATCCTCGAGACCTTGGGCGACTACGCCCCCAAGTCCAAAGACCCGATCTTGCTCACCGAGTACGTGCGGCATCGCTTGGCGCGACAGATCTGCACCCGCTACCGCGACAGGGACAGCCAATTGCACGTCGTGGCGTTCGAGCCGGCGCTCGAGGACAAGGTGCGGGCCGGCTTCGAGCACACCGAGCGCGGCTTGTTCGTGCGGATGCCGCCGCAGTCGATCGAGAAGCTGTGCGAGCGAATCCGCGAGTCGGTCGCCAAACTAACCGCCGAGGGCCACTCGCCCGTGGTGCTCGTGAGCCCGCAGATCCGCGCCGCGCTCAAACAGATCAGCGAGAGTCAGTTGCCGCAACTCGTGGTGCTGAGCTTCAACGAGGTGACACGCGACACGAGCGTCGTGACACACGGCATGGTGACCGATGGCTAAATGCGGTAATCAGGACGCGGCTTGCTTGCGCGTTCCGTGACGATCCACCCCTAAAGCATTCGATGCCGTCCGACGCTGAAGAACACTCCGAACTCGCAATCCAAATCCCGCACACGTATGTCTGACGTAAGAACCTATCGAGCCAAAACGCTCCGCGACGCGCTCCGCTTGGTGCGCGACGAGTTGGGGCCCGACGCCTCGGTGTTGCACACCAAGGAGGTGGGCGGTGGGCTGTGGGGCCGTGCTTGGGGTGGGCGCCGCGTGGAGGTTGCCGCCTCGGCGACGGCGAGTGTGCCGAGCCGTTTCGCCGAGCCGACCGACTCGCTGCTGCCGCCGATTTTCTCGGCGACTATTGACGACGAGTTCCAAGACCGCCCCCAGGCCGGACCGAGCGAGCCGGCGCCGGACGATTTCTTCGACGCTTGCGTCGAAGAGAAGTCCGAGCCCGAGCCCTCACCGTTCGCCGACTACGCCGCCCAGTACCGCGAAGACTTCCGCCGGATGCAAGCGGGCGAGGCGCCCGCCGAAAAGCCCGCCGAGAAGCCGTTGCCCGAAACGCTCTTCGCACTGTTTACCGACTTGCTCGAGGCGGACGTCGACGAGCGGATCGCGCGGGGCTTGCTCGAGCGAGTCACTCAAGGGCTCGAGCCCGAGGCGACGAGCAACCCTCACCTGCTGCGGCAACGCCTGCTGAGCGAGGTCGAGCGACGGCTCACCGCCGGCGG
Coding sequences within:
- the flhA gene encoding flagellar biosynthesis protein FlhA, giving the protein MPSAPNSDATASPLSRYTDLILPVAIIASVLVIMVPLPASLMDVLLAGNITVAVIVLLTTIYVRSPLDFSVFPSLLLATTLARLVLNVATTRLILTQAASAKMGAAGGVIMAFSDFVAGDKIVVGLIIFIIIVVIQFMVITKGATRISEVGARFALDGMPGKQMAIDADLNAGVINEKQAQERRLEITQQADFFGSMDGASKFVRGDAIAGIIITLINIVGGLIIGVAEEGMSPFEAGELFTRLTIGDGLVSQVPAFLISLAAGLLVTRSTQRTNMPQEFLQQLFSKPQALAVAGGFLTILIFTSLPRVPLLALGSGCFGLALVLSRREKAEADKPTEEELAAKEPAEERVEDYLTVDPMEIELGVGLIRLADPNRGGDLLGRVQRVRQSIASEVGLIMPKVRIRDNMRLEPNQYRIKIADMPIAVDTVEPGMMMAIDSGLTTGKIDGLPTKDPAFGADAMWIVPGKQDQAEMLGYTVVEPGAVLATHLTEVCRRHADEILTRDATKHLVDELKTDSPAVVDELIPAVMSLAEVQGVLQKLLQEQVSIRQLALILETLGDYAPKSKDPILLTEYVRHRLARQICTRYRDRDSQLHVVAFEPALEDKVRAGFEHTERGLFVRMPPQSIEKLCERIRESVAKLTAEGHSPVVLVSPQIRAALKQISESQLPQLVVLSFNEVTRDTSVVTHGMVTDG